The Pelodiscus sinensis isolate JC-2024 chromosome 6, ASM4963464v1, whole genome shotgun sequence genome has a segment encoding these proteins:
- the LOC102451131 gene encoding interferon kappa-like has protein sequence MATFCLLQISFMLLCTANISALDCNILPLLHNKMIQGHLHVLNKMGQQFPEQCQSEKMHFQFPEQFLKLRKKENAKVAIHEILLQIFYIFTKHLTLVAWDGRSLERFQNGVNQQIEHLDACLTEKIEKKQPYSRSEEIIRLKLKKHFQKLDNFLKDKHYSLCSWEIIRLEIRRYLHFIVKVTRRLRN, from the coding sequence ATGGCCACTTTTTGTTTGCTGCAAATTAGCTTTATGTTGCTGTGCACCGCCAACATCTCAGCTCTGGATTGTAATATTCTTCCCCTCCTGCACAACAAAATGATCCAGGGACATTTACATGTTCTGAACAAAATGGGTCAACAATTTCCTGAGCAATGTCAAAGTGAGAAAATGCACTTCCAGTTCCCTGAGCAGTTTCTAAAGCTTAGAAAGAAAGAGAATGCCAAAGTAGCAATCCATGAGATCCTGCTACAGATCTTCTATATTTTTACCAAACATCTAACCTTAGTTGCCTGGGATGGAAGATCTCTTGAAAGATTCCAAAATGGAGTTAATCAGCAAATTGAACATCTGGATGCATGTTTGACAGAGAAGATAGAGAAGAAACAACCCTACTCAAGGAGTGAGGAAATCATTAGACTGAAACTGAAAAAGCACTTCCAAAAGTTAGATAACTTTCTAAAAGACAAACACTACAGCCTGTGTTCCTGGGAGATCATCCGCTTGGAAATTAGGAGATATCTTCATTTTATTGTCAAAGTTACCAGAAGGCTGAGAAACTAA